From the genome of Leptotrichia sp. oral taxon 847:
CTGACTATGAGTATTATACCATATAAGAGCTGTTATTTCAAGCTATATTCTGCAATTCATCTCCCACTTATAGAAGAAGGAGACTTCTTGCTAAATATTGTTAAAAAATTTTATGAAAGGGGAAAAAATGGAATTTAACGAAAATACTAAATTATTTCAAAAATATATGGAAAGAATAAGAAATGGCGATACAGAGGCAATGAATGAAATGGGTTTAATCTTCCAAAATAGTAAAGACAATGAAAATGCTAAAAAATGGTATTTACGTGCAATTGAAAAAAATGATTTTTCTTATGCCAATAATTTAGGCTATCTCTATGCTGGAGAAAAAGATTACGAAAATGCCAAAAAATATTATTTAATTGCGATAAAACACAATGATTTCAATGCTTTAACCAATCTTGCCGTTTTACTTCAAGATAATAAAAAATTCGAAGAAGCTGAAAAATTTTATTTAAAAGCTGTGGAAAAAAATTGTGAAAATGCCAAAAATAATCTTTTAATATTTTATAATGAAACTAACCAGACACAAAAAGAGAAAAAAATATATTCTCAAATGGCTTGGGGTGGTGATACAAATGCAATGAACCACTTAGGAATGATATGCGCCAACGAAGGAAACTATAAAAAAGCTGAAAATTGGTTTTTAAAAGCCTCAGTTTTAGGCGATGAACACGCCAAAAAAAATCTAAAAATATTGAAAGAAAACAAAAATAAAATTACAAAAAAATAACAGATTACTTAATTTTAAAATATTTTAAAATATTTTAAATTTCTACTTCCTTGATTTTTTTCAAAATTTTTGATAAAATAATATTCGATGTTTGGGAAAATCCATCGTTAAAAAAAACCTTTTGTAAACACATATTTTCAAAAGGATATGTGTTTTTTTATTTGTAAATTTTTTTTAGGAGGAAATAAATGTTTAATTTTTTTAGTCAGCTTCGATTCGGAGTAAATGAATTGTTGTGGCTTTCATATTTAATTTTAAATTTTACGGCAGTTGTACTTGCTTACAGATTTTGGGGAAAAGGAGGACTGTTGTCAGTTGTGCCGCTGTCAATAGTTTTAGCTAATATTCAAGTTGGAAAATTGATGACCTTGTTTGGTTTTGATGGCATCACAATGGGAAATATCGCATTTGGAGGAATTTATCTTGCGTCTGATATTTTGACGGAAAATGAAGGAAAACATTACTCAAGAAAAGTGGTTTCGCTAGGTTTTGCTGCAATGTTATTTACAACGTTTATAATGCAAATTGTACTAAAAATAAATGTTTCACCTGATGATAAGATGCAAGGTGCTTTATCAGCAGTATTTGGATTTATGCCAAGACTTGCGATTTCAAGTGTGTGCGGATTTGCAGTTTCTCAGTCATTTGATATATGGTCTTATCAATTTATTAGAAAATTTAGACCATCTTATAGAGATATTTGGATTAGAAACAATGCGAGTACAATGATAAGTCAAATTTTAGACAATATTGTATTTTCGTTTTTAGCATTTACAGGAAAATATCCTCTAAAAACAGTAATCGGAATCATATTTTCAACATATTTATTAAAAATCGTAATTTCACTGCTTGACACACCTTTTGTGTATATTGCGACTTTATGGAAAAAACAAGGTAAAATAAGTGATTAATATTGAATTTATATAATTAATAAATTCTTTACAAATTATTGTTAGCATAGAAAAGATAAATTATTTAAAAAATAAAAAGGAACATAAATGGAAAATGGAAAGATATAGTGTAATAAAAGAAAAAAATCCTCGTGAAATCGTGTTATTAAAAGGATTTAGCTGTACGTATGGAAAATGTGCTTTTTGTAATTACATCTTGGATAATACGAATAATGAAAAGGAAATGACGAAAGTAAATTTTGAAGCTTTGAACAAAGTTACTGGAAAATATGGGGTTTTGGAAGTAATAAATTCTGGCTCAGTATTTGAGCTGAATAAATTAACGATGGAAAAGATAAAGGAAATTTGTAAGAAAAAAAATATAAAAATACTTTACTTTGAGGCTTATTTTGGTTATTTAAACAGATTGAACGAGATTAGGAAGTATTTTTCTGAGCAGGAAGTGAGATTTGCGTTTGGATTAGAAACATTCGATAATCATTACAGAACAAAAGTTCTGAAGAAAAATTTTATCTTGAATGAAAAAGTTTTAGAAAAATTGAAAACAGAATATCAGATGTGTCTATTAATGATTTGTACAAAAGGACAGACAAAAAAGCAAATCTTAAATGATATTGAGCAGGGAATAAAGCATTTCAAAGAGCTAGTTGTAAGTGTGTTCGTAAATAACGGTACTCAAATCGAACGAGAT
Proteins encoded in this window:
- a CDS encoding radical SAM protein, whose product is MERYSVIKEKNPREIVLLKGFSCTYGKCAFCNYILDNTNNEKEMTKVNFEALNKVTGKYGVLEVINSGSVFELNKLTMEKIKEICKKKNIKILYFEAYFGYLNRLNEIRKYFSEQEVRFAFGLETFDNHYRTKVLKKNFILNEKVLEKLKTEYQMCLLMICTKGQTKKQILNDIEQGIKHFKELVVSVFVNNGTQIERDEELVSWFLKEIYPKYKNKKNIEILIDNKDFGVYVQ
- a CDS encoding queuosine precursor transporter is translated as MFNFFSQLRFGVNELLWLSYLILNFTAVVLAYRFWGKGGLLSVVPLSIVLANIQVGKLMTLFGFDGITMGNIAFGGIYLASDILTENEGKHYSRKVVSLGFAAMLFTTFIMQIVLKINVSPDDKMQGALSAVFGFMPRLAISSVCGFAVSQSFDIWSYQFIRKFRPSYRDIWIRNNASTMISQILDNIVFSFLAFTGKYPLKTVIGIIFSTYLLKIVISLLDTPFVYIATLWKKQGKISD
- a CDS encoding tetratricopeptide repeat protein — translated: MEFNENTKLFQKYMERIRNGDTEAMNEMGLIFQNSKDNENAKKWYLRAIEKNDFSYANNLGYLYAGEKDYENAKKYYLIAIKHNDFNALTNLAVLLQDNKKFEEAEKFYLKAVEKNCENAKNNLLIFYNETNQTQKEKKIYSQMAWGGDTNAMNHLGMICANEGNYKKAENWFLKASVLGDEHAKKNLKILKENKNKITKK